ggctccactccggcgacggtttcgggcgtgggggcattacactATGTGCTCTAAACCGTTCCAAAAACATCTGATCTAACTAAAAAAACTTTGAATAGACCCTTGGGGGAGAGACAAGTATCAATCCTTCACACTCCCCTTAAGCGTCGTGGAAAAAGCCTTGCACTTTGCGGGATCTGAAGCCCCCAACACATTCATGTAGTCATTATACTATATAAAATGAGCTCGTGGATCTCTCCTTCCTTCAAACATGTCCTTCGGAACCttaaaatcacttggtaaatctACTACTGCTACCTTTGAAGCCAAAGGATTATTGGAACAAAAAAGCCAATCCATATCCTAAGACTTAGGATAAAAAGCCCTCACGTCTGGTCGCAATGCATCCATCTCACTCTGTCATTCCTTTGCATGCATCACTAGTCCTTCCTCCTATATAGCCACAATATCATGAAAATCAGATTTGTCAGATTATACCTTTCTCCTAAGCTCTTCATTCTGCTTCAAGAGTTCTTGATGAAATGCTTGTTGCTCAAATCTCACATTCTGCAGGGCCATCTGATACCTCATCTATTCTTGAAAAGCCAAGAATTGTTGCTACGACACTTCTTGACCAAAGGAAAACGATAACCCCTGGCTAGAAGGAAAGTTTAAGTCAAATGTGTTCGAAGCTTCGACATGAGTCACGTTACCCAAATTTTAACAAATCTGCCTCGATGGGTTGACCACCTGAACCCGAAGCTCCAGTTTTTTTGGATGAAAAGTTAATGAGGGATATTCATTTGGGTGAGTCATGCTGGTTTTTCaaactaaaagaaaatttattaattgGAAGTCTGTCCATGCTCACCACACAAAAATGTTGAGAATTTGTTGTGTCCTCTTGGTGAGGAGAATCGCATATTTATGACATGGTTATTGCTCATGGAAATGACATCCTAGGTAGGCTCTATCCATGTCGATACATATGTTGTCCTAGACTTAACACATAGCTGCTGGTCCAGGTGTTCACCAGTTCATTCATTTGGCTTCGCACCCTTTGCTTGCGAACACCGAGGAACATGCAAACTAGGCTCGTATCCCCACAAGCATTTAACATATCCACTTGGTGGGACCCAAACTCAAGTAGTCAGTCGATAACTCGGGTTATATCCAAGTTTCAGGTCGGCATTCCAAAATACCATAAGGGtattaatattgaattttataaTGATCCCGTGAGTTAATATGTATTTCGTTTCGTGAAGGATGCATTTTTAAACTCAAATGTTCCTCGACAAGCTTCAAAACCAGCTGCAGGAAAGTAAAAACAAATAGAGCTCACGGATCTCCAATTAAAGTGGCTGGAGAATTCCTCCCATGGTAACTGTagctattacatatatttatCGATATACAtagataatattaatattatatcaataatagAGATATTGGATCAATTCAAGTTTACATTAATGATAAGTAAAATTATATCGATAAATTCAATAGTTGAATCATTTTATCATACACTAATGCAAGAGATTTCTCCCCGTATACGTGTGTGTATATTTAACAAGTAAAACCAAACCCCTTTAAACACTAGCCCTATTAGGACAACATCCTATCTTTTCACCACTCGAAGTTGTTAAGTTGGGAAAACAGAAAAACAGAACATAAACAGATAGcctaattaattgatttttttttttttttttgcatgtcgTATGTCCTTGGTGCTTCTACGTTACGTAATTTTAAGTGCTCCTTTCAAAATAAATTCCTTCTCGTATAAAATAGTCATCTTTTACAATTAGTATAAATGAGAACTGAGATGTCATTTCCATGGTGACAACTTGAAGACATTATTAGTATTATCTGAATTTCACACAACATAATTATAATAACAAAGCCATAGCTTACAAGTGggaaaaaattgatttaactttTAATCAATATAAAACCTAATGTGAACCCTGATTTATTCACAGAAGCTACAAAAAAAGGGTGAAGCAGCTGTAACTCGGTTTCTTTCCCTCTAAAGCTCTAATTAGGACCAGTTATACCTGCACGAATTCTCAAAGTCTCGGTTCTCTTGCTTCTCTCCATTACCTCCACTAACCATTCAACACCTTCTTTAATCCCCATCCTGCGTGGAAAAACACTTCAACAATTATTATCTTTGTAAACGTGAACCCGGTAGTTGTAATGGCCATGACTGGACAAGGCTCCATATAAAACTTGCAGTCAATAgtcaataataattattgaatttaacATTCCCTCTGCATCCAGGCAGAAAAATCAAGCTCAAACTTGATGGGGACAAGAGTGTCATGAATAAACTTACCCATCAAAAGCAGAAGCCGCCTCAAACATGTAAACCCTTTCGTCCAACTTTTTAAGATCTAGGTATTCGGCAAGTTCTTCAGCTGATAAAGCTTCTGAGAGATCCTGCATTGAAGCACAACTGTTAAAACCATGATCACTGACCAAATTCATACAAGATGAAAGAAAAACATCAACGGTATTACTCATAAAAGATAAAGGCAAAACTGATAGAACAGTTACTAAGCTCAAGAGAGTTTCATTAAGGTTGCCATGAAACTAAAAAATGCAACAGAAAAGACACGTAATGCAGCAATAAATAAGAACGATATAAGGAGAGATATAAGTTACGCAAACAAGGATGTCTCATAGATGCTTTAAACAAATGGGAGGGATTTTCATTGTCAATATTATATATAACCAGGATTTAGGGATTTGGGATTATCATTTAGGACTAACAGTACCTGCTTGTTTGCTAATATCAAGAGAGGGGCTCCCTGCAGATCTTCATGTCTAAGAACTTTTTCTGGATATGGAAAAGAAGGCAAGTAACTCAATATGTCATCATCACAAAACCTCACAATTTCGAAACTGTAGTCAAAGCCTCGGCACTATAACAGTATAAGCCCTTATCATTAAGAATTAGACAATACTTACCAAGTGCTGATTTTGAGTCCTCAAAACGTGAAGGGCAAGCAGCATCAATTACAAATATCACAGCATGTGCCTCTTCATAGTATTTCTCCCAAATTGAGCGCAGACCAGGCTGAGAAACATAGGAAACAGATGTATTTGTATCACATATGAAGCTTGCTTCGGATATATGTTTCATGGGCAAAGAAACATAAAGTTAAAACGCCAAGGTTTAAGCATCAAACATTGCACTGCATATTGTCAGTTTATCTCCCCTATAAACATTTCGATAACAGTGGACCAAAGGTGCCGTGAGAAGTTCTTTTTAAAATACATTGCAGCTAAATTAGTTAAAAGACTGAAAGctttcaaaaagaaatatattaagtAGAATTCAAAAAGCATGGGTGTACGTTCATGCAAATCACCATTGCAAGAAATTTAATCAATTGCGTTACTTTATACATGCACTCTACTTACCTGGCCTCCTAGGTCCCAGAACACAAATTTCGTATTTGAAACTCCAATCCGACCAATATTAAGTCCCACAGTTGGAACAATCCGATCAGGTGGTACGCCTGCCAAGTTCGAGTATACTGATTTCAGCTTCTCCAACAAAGTCTACCACAAATAGCACAAAAGATCAGTGCTGAAAGCCTGAAACCTTTAGCCAAGAGTTAAATATGGATGAAGCCTACAACAATCATTAATAATCTTGCAggcataaataaaaaatcaacttTAAAACCCCGAGAAAGAAGTTGAAAGATATTACCGTTTTCCCAGCCTTATCAATTCCAAGAATGAGTACATGAAACTCTGTCTTACTAAAAAGGTACTTCCAAAGTCCATAAAAGAGAGAGAACATCGCTGTCTTGTTAACTCTTATCAATTATTTTGTTCCTTCTGATCTTCAACACTAAAAACAAATGTATCTTATTATCATAATTTACAGTCCTGGAAATAGAAGTGAGTCAACATTAAACAAGAAGAATTAGTTAAAAGATTAAAGAAATCGAATCAAAATACAAATAGCTGAGCTTAATCCAGATTTTCAAAGTTCTAGCTTTCACCACTTAAGTTATTTCAGcaacaaattttacaatttatgttAATATTCAGCAAATTATCGGCAATAAAACAACAACTTTTGCTTCTTTTATTCAGATTTCCAGACTATTCAATCTAACTTCTCAAGATGCAACTGATATATTCAACATTCACTGTGTCCTTCTATTAACATGCAAAATCTAATCACCAGTTCCTTCAAAAagaatttacaaatttaattagtAAGGAAATCGAAATGAAAATGGACAAGAACATGAATGAAATAGATCCGATTCAGCAGTAAGAAGATAGGGGAGATCTCATATCaaagaacataaacaaatcaactaaGAAGCATAAAAAAACTAGAATAAAAGTAACAAACTAGCCAgattaagaaaaacaaaacaaaaatctacGCAATGCAAGAACTGGCAGATCAAAAGTTGCTAAATATTTAGgtattaaaagggaaaaaaaccaGTGCGAAAAAATTAGATCAAAACAAATAGCAATCAAAAGAAATATGCGAAAAAGAATCCTTACTTTCGATGGAAATTAATTGCAGGAACTGTGGGTTGGCTACTCCTGCTGTTGAAATATGAACCTTGCTTTTAATTTCCTTCCAACGAAAACCTCTATTGCCGGTTTATGCTTTCATTAGCTCCTCCCCAcatcaactttcatattcctGAATTACCCTTGAGCCACGTCAATGTACCCATCTCACGTTCGTGGCAAGATCTACGGGTATGATTAAATCTTTAGACTCTGAGCTCTAGTCATTGagagttattaaattattaaggaaattaacttttagaattttttttaaaataattattgaattattaaaaaatttatttaaattattaaattatttaaaaattttatttaaattaatgtgttgtaaaaaaaataacttgtaaactctaaataataattcaactaTTAGTATGATGACCCCATCGGCGAATAAAAAACATATcttaaacataatataaattaaattattttttattaaaaattattaatataaattaaatcagacataatataaataattacataaaattatgagtatttgaatatttttgaaataattaatgtcctgtaaactttgaatttggatttgaaatttcaatttttttgtttggatagtaaataaaaaattggatttcaatttggaaaaatctaatttgaatttaaattttgggttttaaaatttaatttaaaacttgaaattttcaaaatccaagattgattaaaaaaatatgaaaactttttattctcttttctttcatctttctttcaaaactcaaataataaataattaattttacttataGTATATCATCAACAAAgctcaaagttttcaaaatttgattGGTTGGTAAATTGTTTAGACTACTGGTTCACAATTCAACCGGTTTGATTGATACAATCggttcaattgaataaattattaaaaatagataattaatttgattaaaaacaataaataattaattttacttataCCATATCATCAACAAAGCTCTAGGTTTTCAGAATTTGATTGGTAGGCAATTGGTCAAACCACTAGTTCCTAGTTCAACAGGTTTGATCAGTACAATAggttcaattgaataaattattaaaatagataaaaatcagTTCGACCGTCTGTTTGGTTAGTCCAACCAATTCAACCATCAATTTAATCAGTTCGATTGGTTCATCCAGTTCACGAGTTAAAAAATTGACATCTTATTTGTTAAACTAactttatttgataatatattttgatataataaattaaaatgtttttgaataaaacttAAAGTTGAACACAATTGACAAAAcgataaaatcaagttaaaatgatttcaattgagttaaacattttcaatcaagttaaaattgttttaaaacaaGTCAGTATTGTTTCAGGCCAAAAAGTATATACTGACTTGTTTTAAAACAGTTTTAACTTGATTGAAAATGTTTAactcaattgaaaccattttaacttgattttatacTTTTTGGCTTGGTATCAATAGTTTTCGAAATATCGATACCTATTTTAAAGTTTATGCCAAATTGACATTCTTTTTTGCAATCAATTACAAAAAGTACTAACACCTTttcaaaagtatcgataccttttaccAAGTATCAATAAATTGTCTTTGGTATCATTGTAAACTAACTTTAACAGCCACTGAATCAGACATTAAATGCTAATAATATCGATACTCATAgaaaaaagtatcaataccttttGTTGCAGGTGAAATTAATGATCTAGTATTTTCATCCCCAATGGCTCTATTAACTTTCACAACAACCCCAACAATtggaaatgaattagagggtataaatataATCTTCTAAAGGTACTACAACAACAAGAGAGATCAtcaagcttaaagatcaatcCAAACAATCTTAGTgcttaattctttcatacttttctttacaCACTTGTGGGTTTTCATTGTTATTCTTTAGCTCAAGTGTATTCTTGTttatttgtgcttaattggcaaacatTCTGATAttgtaaggattatttctttATATCTCTTTGAGATGGTTGaatcttaaggtttgggtagaaaccttaagggagtttcAATCTTAAGATTTTAGGTACTATCTTAAAGGAGATTGTAAAGTTAAACCTTATCCTCAAAGGTTGtcgaattagtgaatttgggaaaatacttagTTGTTCAAAGTTAAGGTTGTGGAGTAGGAAATTTGGGTTGAACCACTATAAATCGTGtgttttttgttgaattttttttcctgCTTCCACCATTTTCTTAAAAGACAATCCACCTTCCCTTTCGGTGATTTCTGTTTGATTTTTTGAGCTAACATTATTTCAAATTGGTAGCCCTCAGCTGTTTCATAATCCAATTGGTCTGACCAGTCAGTTTAGTCCCGTTTTGAAAACATTGACAAAGCTTcatgcatttaatttaatttaatttaatacaacattaatatttaaaatttcatttataccATAATTTCCACATAATTTTAAAcccttgaattttaatttatacttaaataagtCCACTTATGCCTAGTGCAAATTGGTCTAACTAGCTGATTTGGTTCGATTTTGAAAACAATGAcgaatgtaacagcccgatttagggcctagtcagaatgtagtctcgggaccacaaatccagagttgagtaaattattttataattattttgatgttatagcatgattacatgaatgcatggaaaatttggtgagttaattttgacgttcgtaagctcaattgagaaaaaggactaaatcgcataaaatgtaaaagtcctattttgatagctaaaagtgccaaatagctagagaacctaattttggggtctttaaagggcaattagaccctaagattgtgcatggccggccataggaggtaatttggtcaaaaagtccaagtttgATGGGTTTGatggctaatttgactaaaatagaaatataatagaTATCATCCTATTTCCTATATCTTCTTCACCGATTTTTCAGCCATTTTtgggggttttgagcttcaaaaatttcaacaactttaagtcttcacaagtaagtgattttaatggcttttcttgaatattattGTACTTTTGAGACTCTTAAAGCAAGAGCTTTCAAATGATGgtactattttacaaaatgatcaagagtgtagGAATTTTCTATGAAATGATTTGTAattttgctgagtttttatgggagaaaatgagtcttgggtgtcttataaccaacttttgtgaaaggtgttagcatgaaaacacctaaaaggactattttgcataagttgtaaaatagatgataagcgtgtgaaatagtgagaatttggagtttctataagagtataAAGTGTTCAtataggcttaagatatgaataaattcgataaaaatcgattttcgggcctaggggtaaaatggtcattttgttaaaGTCTAAggggaaaatggtcattttaccaaagatatgaatttttgatttcttaattttatttagtgactaaataagtgcattttgcgATTATAGATAAAAATCCCCAAATACGAACTTAAGCTTGAGAAAAGCCAAGTAAATCGATTAAATCGACTAGTcaccacattttgtaatctgaggtaagttgtatgtaaataatacaaatacattGATAATGTATGtcattgaattgtattgaaattattatagaatGAATTGCTTGATCGTGGAAATAAGAtaatgtgatgagaatagagatagtaaaaTTCTCGAATGAACTTTAGGAAATAAATTAGATATTCATGCTATAacatttgggtcacttgtgtgagctagtgtaagacatgtttgggacatgcatcggccacattatgagagccagtgtaaaaccatgtctgggacatggcatcagcattgagacgagcactagtgtaagacatgtctgggacatgcatcggcctcgagacgtaagccagtgtaagacatgtctgggacatgcattggctacgagatgtgtcagtgtaagaccatgtatgggacatggcatcagcatctgACCCTATGattgaggctaaatgagtatccgataaagttccaaatggttcaacggtgaaagtatgatttcaagttaacaaggaaagtataattgtgttgtgagtggtacaagtacctctATGGTAGGTATAAACTATGAGCTCGATATATGATATATGAGgtatattgaatattgatgagtaagttgtgcttaggccacttgtgtattatgatacttgttgatgcatggtaaagttatgttgtatatttatttatgtgcaacttactaagctttatgctgactccctctccttttttcattttcttatagtgtcgtctatctagctcaaggatcaacggaagtcagagatatcgatcacactatcaatcgaagctttcgatatagtttgatttatatttttgagtatggcatgtatagggaactaaacttgtgttttgtgtcattgagagttggtcaaatgtattggcttggATTGGAAACCCTTTATTTTGTATTAAACCTTAAATgttggctattattcattttgatttataggcaaagatgttattttcatggatgagagAATTGCActaatggaatgttgtttattgtggctgatttggatgcatgagatagccttgtattggttttggttgcttatgtgtaggttgtgtatatatgggtggcaatgaggcttggtaaatagccttatattgtccacacgggtagtgtttagaccgtgtgtgacacacgggcgtgtgtttagaccgtgtgtgacacacgggcgtgtgtttagaccgtgtgtgacacacgggcgtgtgtttagaccgtgtgtgacacacggcttgccctatgGGCTTGTGGTcctgtcgtgtgtcccctgcacgtctGTACGTAAagatttcaagttagtatgcatgataataaacacacgggcagagacagtgtgtctcagccgtgtgatggacacggcctagcacacggacgtgtgccttggCAGAGTGACATTTTGGGTatgttgacgtcagaaacagaatgtccatgtttttacacacgggtgtgtcatggctgtgtgaaaacccctgtaagtgtgcatttaaaattatttgcacACGAGTGGAGgaaacgggcgtgtccctatattgcttaggccgtATGAGCCATACGGGCCATCACACAACCATgtcgaaatggccacacgggtgtgttacccttccacacaggcgtgcaccttgtttcaaagtcaaattttctatagatgatTTAAGGACCCGGGTTTATCCTGAATAGTTTTCAATCGTTGATTTAGGGCTCAtgggcccataataagaagttttaagtagaaattgaaaaatttctAATTTGGATCAAGTCTCGGTGACTTGGGGGAATGTTTGttgcatgagatcgagttaagTAATGTCTCGTATTCCGCTTCGGCGTGgattacgggtatggggtgttacaaagaagctttttgtttttaatttataccataatttctacaattttaatttataaacccCTAGCTTTTAATTTATACCTAAGTAACTTCACTTATTTAAGTACAAATcatataatatgattttatttaggTGTAAATAAAGTACAAATGACTTGTATAAATAATACGAAAAAGTTGAAagtctttttaatattttaacccaaaaagtttataaaaaaatataaaaatagaaagttATATTTGTTTGTCAATGcataattaaaaaaggaaaaagaaaaagaactctTTGAAagaatacataaaaataatattttttgaaagaatatataaaaataatatttatcttaaattaTTCATAACAAAATGGGAAAGGCATTTTTTCATTCAAAGTTAAAGTTTTCAAAACTGAACTGGTGGTCAAACTGATTAGGCCACCGGTTTGTTGGTCttatcaattcaatcaattcaatcgATTCAATCAGTTAGATTGGTACAATTGGTTTGATCAGTCCATCTAgttctattaaataaattataaataaaaataaaaattttaaaaattgattcaaCCGCCCAATCAACCAGCCCATACCAATTCTCAGACCAATAGGTCTAATGCCTTTCTCCAAACCGATACCTTAACCAGTTTCAAGTCCAATCCAATTCAAACAACAATGTTCAAAATCCTCTAAAATaattaaagggtaaactacaaaaatagtctcATATCATTGCttaagtttacaatttagtcaccgAAATTTTAATTCTTACAATTAGGTCATAAACATTATCAATTGATAACATTTTGGTCACTTGCGTTTACtgatcattaaaaatgagacaaaaatcaCATGTGGGAAAGTTTTAACcattaaagtatatatatttttatcgtGGGCCTTACAACtcgtttcttttatttattttttctttcccaTTTATTCCCCTCTCTCCTAGTTAAATTAGCCAAATATGCAAACTTTTTTTAATTAGGGGTTtataccctttttttttaaaaaaaattaagaaaataggtcCTTTTTGGAGAGAGAAACAGTAAGCACACCTAGCTGATCTCGCTCCCCCCCCCAATGGTCAATTCCAACATCTTGTTGAACGTTAGTCGagcaacaataaaaaaatttaaaaggccCCAACGATAATAATTTTTTCCTATAAATaccatcttattttattttattttcactcgCATCCTATTCTCTAAAAtctctcaactctctcaattTCAAGCTCTTGTTCTAAATTTTTCGATACTCtcgtttaaaaatattaatttttctaattatttcttattttatttgttcGGATTGAATTTTCACGAATGACAACCTCTCTGATTCATTTCGACAACAAGCATAGATCCATCacttaagtgataatttaagacggaattttaaatttctttattttcaattatgttaaattttaagttttttatattttaaaataatttaaaaataatttttttgtcattatAAATAGGCAAATGATCGTGTTTTGGAGGGGTTTATACATAATTTTGCAATACCTCCGATCATCGAAATTCGTGGTTACTTGCAAGAGATGGGGTTATTGCATATGTCTCATATGCCTAAGGGCTGCAAACTTGATCCTTTACTCATCAGCAtattggtggaaagatggaggcccAAGATACACACTTTTCATCTTCCATGCggtgagtgtacaatcacactgaAGGACGTATCGTTATAACTCAGTCTACCGATGGATGCGCTAGTCGTCATGGGGTTAGCAGTCATACCTAATAAAGAGGACAATTTCCTGACATATTTGGGGAAGGCCTTGAACAATTTTCAAGGTGGTTGGATATCGATGAAGTGGTTGGAGACCAATTTTAAATAGCTTCATCGGCACAGGACCAACTTCGTCAAACAACAGTACGCCTAAGCATTTATCATGAGGTTAACCGGGGAATTTTAATGCctgaaaaatctcaaaatttggtgCACGTAACGTGGCTACTATACCTACTGGACTTCAAAGAATGTGGATGACTAAGTTAGAGACCAGCCGTGTTGGCCAGGTTGTATCGGAAATGTGTTGGGCGACAGAACTGGATAAGATGTCAATTAGTGGTTGCCTACTCCTACTACAGTCTTGGGCTTGGTGGCGACTACTGTTTCTACGTCCTTGAGTGAATGACCCATACAATGTTCCTGTTGATGACAAGgtaaaattcatttattaataaaaacgTAGTTTGTATAGTAAAAGTTTttgtttattatatgtttgaactAAAATATCGCTTGTACAGGTGGAACCATAGGCCAAGTTACATGGGACTGCTTAAGCAGCTCAAAGATATCAAGCTATTGTTATATCAATGCTTGGAAGCTTACGTTAGTTACTTATTCTTTCAAGCATATAATAATTACacaataatttgtaaaataaaatttcgtACATAACAGAATTTACAATTGTGCACTTTGGTTTGAATGGATGTCGTACGCCACCACTGATATCATATTTTTCATATCGCGGAAATTGTTGGCTAATCGGGGGATATGGGACGCGAAGGTGCCATTGATAGTATATGTGATGGTGGAAATGCACAAACCGAATCGGGTGATGCGACAGTTCGAGCGGAGGCAACAAATTCAGCCACTACTGCGAGACATGGAAGAGCTACACAAGGTGGACTTGCAAGGGAATAACAATGAGGTTGGGTGAAAGGTTCACAAAGACTATATCGACACTTGAGATTGTAGGATGAAATTCTTACCCATCTGAGAAACATTTTTCTCATCGGACACGACTGACTATTTTACAGTACATGTTGTGGTTTAGAGTTACCTACAAACTGGATCTACTATCAATGGAGATGAGGAGTAGGCAACTTCATTAGAAGAGGCAACGATGACTGCCTTAGCAGTAT
This window of the Gossypium hirsutum isolate 1008001.06 chromosome A09, Gossypium_hirsutum_v2.1, whole genome shotgun sequence genome carries:
- the LOC107887173 gene encoding ADP-ribosylation factor-related protein 1, translated to MFSLFYGLWKYLFSKTEFHVLILGIDKAGKTTLLEKLKSVYSNLAGVPPDRIVPTVGLNIGRIGVSNTKFVFWDLGGQPGLRSIWEKYYEEAHAVIFVIDAACPSRFEDSKSALEKVLRHEDLQGAPLLILANKQDLSEALSAEELAEYLDLKKLDERVYMFEAASAFDGMGIKEGVEWLVEVMERSKRTETLRIRAGITGPN